One genomic segment of Leishmania major strain Friedlin complete genome, chromosome 6 includes these proteins:
- a CDS encoding putative protein kinase, translated as MQPPQLKPALAGTADVTPPAAFAGPSMTYDVSSGKCENLDSNPCSCEERDEGAGTYSADYRVHQQRPGDMHDATRRRSSSVGQLSVVQVLTSAAPLSSPPQPMAARTRSSRLPHVDSTSADRSASVSLPPAYPDRFSTHAVGDCPAHHGTGSSWWCCGNTCAKCTGEANGKVPPEGDGCSERFSPHRVGSALLSSTAETAPGYMLTLIGVVTGVLLFLPWSSNPVHIALMVLSSVVGCVCGLLYWISERRWYRRWRRGFYDASGAAAASCSAGSAYGWHVESAAGSAAPRYHDHDADDEVRSVDMCCCAGCMGHLIDRQHFCVVLPTVQLLLLGIFVLVSPQVMATWTAPMASRTGRGGGAILADGGAGHEARYGATLYPVEAVWKTCLLHAWIGMRFSLPLLWSLLVGLVHMAVLLAQCQHAGPGTLLTLVVWMSVPLLCFAFAMCITKPRPAIVEEQQQHRLLRGLASGGGAAGYSASYGAGVGVPLPPFVNTTIGRGRDALEATCTSVSYSSPPTVTPAAPAPATQYSAHPSRRAVLPPPPVAAYSPASYAQMLSAEGIVGSYLARLKVGEFGSLVRGGGGGVGMAAARYPHANYGGLGTAVFSRYESGQRLIAPQRPLRPRYNAAARSPAPCVQQGALLSAPEFLDSAGVPPRDDLIGLATPRGTTLPPQHGQARNPSAPLYSPSSPRAVREARYEPAHRPISTTVEVTYPTTSAAAMLPSSGDGTHPSLSPPQASRQLAPPSRLSIVSSSTPSTMFASNLEPAPQPRRQLRKHVQQAAAGEVEEAGAFRDDAVDSDGAAAAIVPADSSHQETLQHRRTGSAAAEGQRTWSGVAPTAAAAKSMSAAALAADEEGFANGVDVSNFPVNGRGDDGEEWDGEPPVPAGASLEDACAPYLILDAALVIVDVGPSLCQLLGTTVDAILFRRLPDVLAWLDVVEREKAVMLVSAVARPLRTAAAAGRGEKCGAGAHPTRDEKAKKKSMKGRHSGAQDGMQENHHDTNENRNAPSGAAKQLPKPSEKEVRDNVVEGAPVRRITLRGHCPYYVKASGSTRESSAGRCSRRPPFALCFDVWAERLAAPAPCAAGSWRKHRSSAVGGGQPVPTPFVIILRRPLLHGLCDALPLPVALVHPRTGEVLCWNRYAARLTGCTAYDMLGTPAYSSFVYEGLPGAATTAASQGGFSSTGRHLLPPPPSPSEEFASSAHRRQRSPNTAALSAAAAVGTVPDGEVASNGFAPPPVKSTSPTTAVLLLSSQQTASTAFSPLHNARLQRQHGGAGSPTFVDQASPPPHAAGLYGTFTVAASQQHRDTPLPGFFYVPCTRAAAALADVPLSAAGHSGELATTSASGGGGARPSSASSTSGGPHQISSLQLPWSLAGRVGTAAAASGHADRLSSQLSTASQSPLSFGVDGGGGGNKNSTSGVAVGVRCPRPPPPPPLAAGLERGTDPYAEAGVATAFETDGDKEAQGDGDEDVMAAPYCSSPVMVHGLLFRATLRPLRGVLCSEEGGVVENQLGGPLRTSASAVEGKHTGGCGAEGNPFFNQPPRAAVEGEDAEEGQALARKNTQAYDDDKSGDDNSGEALLSERQPHHRDHRLHRTAAGARMRSSECQKDSGAEDQSVMDDDDDDDTPFDEDDLPKAMAGTMSGGPTLAATLEQLFATKAMACNFGLDKESAAGPRCSAASTVTTTATAASGALLSSELLPQYSLREALKQLAASESPLLLTFSEPPVYATACASAEALLQERRLSHRRVSSASLDEHGHSGVLTHANDNGVAAAASGGGCTSGVPESYLGTPLVPFLRRQRPQVPALWGDGSASLKFVAAVKEAVDSYRESIEEDSSGYTDLLGLLSLSGGNDGCCPSSGYAARNSASSLTPTSFGGAPDAAVTTAITADAVRQLRLLKSLSDHLLQATAAYNRTRQSMSFATYGLSGGDGGGGGVAARVSPSSSASSPPSLLLGLFAAPSVPDADAAHERHLHARRPRSAKTPSPYKDRPAGGPLGVSVHQSPFQPPPPPPQLAFTAEEPGGAHRRLQGDGSHWRQPGEPAASASTGGSGAHTGIYRDPNSTPFSVASEDVTGVAPSAVGDSRNWALKEPPPPPHRGATRPRGSGGRRDIQDGGVSPVKSRPRHAAKSSTASAPLKASRGRHTGARHGRRGGAGASTPAPSPPLVPLDAAVDVTKELRSFGYMAEISGSTPPSASPCGGGGSGRTAAAAPAAMSSLNASTLVAAGSEPAMSTPRPHATGTGASALDVATPQTELHPSPRRCDTVVTSGEGEASGGGGGAGEDAAAAGGVASRLATSPRYRGSLLLSPSLATAEMGELEASYGTESRHQQPQHRSSPNIISGAGSGSGATAAMRDASPRRCSSAVYRRESSLDVLPSAPVGSGSFRGNGGLVPSSSSVSLSAGAGAGGQGTGSPSPHPARTGSGSLNANATATAAATAAVRSTPRRPGEGAVWAVLVSRDEATIPSCCISVNLGDEFRLGRSSKCTAVVSDSFVSSTQFSIVRTVSASTTAQDLCPGSGRSERGSRRSKAFTVTLYDRSANGTYVNVKKLGKDKSCVLRDKALITFRLSTSQFFLGFVFMLTDERGVPLDDRTGMGGGSGLRSLLDARLSPQPQTGRRTNASSAGGGGKESSSSQNTVMASPTALSTSAARRNTPRAVSTPDNSSFASGTPNGSRRAGGGAPRSSRHAHRETIEWKIGEEMLGKGGNAEVYLGINLTNGQLIAVKRVRLPTFAHGSDAEQDPEAKAILQQYRSLQEEISVLSKATHPNIVQYYGSSQNSAYFNILLEFVPGGSLRHLLDNFGALSPGVILSYVHQALEGLAYLHRHNIVHSDFKAANILITEKGKVKLTDFGTARLLNRPHATAARGGGGEAQSVTSRTTPGQRKDDVVSAGAGGTLHIAGTLRWMDPALFHNPHSSGAADVTAAVAAKDSSNKLGGPTKAGDIWSVGCTMIEMMSGEAPWFEYDFESEEQIVNLLTYTAEPPEIPECPECPDLVTIAQTCLKMDPAQRPTCEELLRIVEEATARLQAQSTSPSVSPSREVSQLQPAARGSVSGTGTGVRSNSTLLCPQTEPGTSHAFASLAANPAAAASGPGTDDRRRAERVGRPSDSTPLSLAVGGDGGSPAPLSARDAASSTAL; from the coding sequence ATGCAGCCGCCTCAGCTCAAACCTGCGCTAGCGGGTACCGCCGATGTGACCCCGCCGGCTGCCTTTGCGGGGCCCAGCATGACCTACGATGTGAGCAGCGGCAAGTGCGAAAACTTAGACTCGAATCCGTGCTCATGCGAGGAGAGGGACGAGGGCGCCGGCACTTACTCGGCGGACTACCGCGTCCACCAACAGCGCCCTGGCGACATGCACGACGCGACGCGGCGACGATCTTCATCGGTAGGGCAGCTCTCCGTTGTGCAGGTGCTGACATCGGCTgccccgctctcctctcctccccagCCTATGGCCGCGCGAACGCGTAGCAGCCGCTTGCCGCATGTCGACAGCACCTCTGCGGATCGCTCTGCGTCTGTATCACTGCCGCCAGCCTATCCAGATCGATTCAGCACCCATGCTGTGGGCGACTGCCCAGCGCATCATGGCACTGGCTCCTcatggtggtgctgcggcaacACCTGTGCGAAGTGCACAGGTGAAGCGAATGGAAAGGTGCCGCCAGAGGGTGACGGCTGTAGCGAGCGCTTCTCGCCGCATCGCGTCGGCTCAGCATTGCTGAGCTCCACAGCGGAGACTGCACCTGGATACATGCTGACACTGATCGGTGTTGTAACAGgggtgctgctgttcctgCCATGGTCATCGAATCCGGTGCACATTGCACTGATGGTGCTGTCGTCAGTGGtagggtgcgtgtgtggcctGCTCTACTGGATTTCGGAACGGCGGTGGtaccggcggtggcggcgtggcTTCTACGACgcaagcggcgcagcagcggcttcctgcagcgccggcagtgcCTATGGCTGGCACGTCGAGTCTGccgctggcagcgctgccccgCGGTATCACGACCACGACGCCGATGATGAGGTGAGAAGCGTTGAtatgtgctgctgcgctggctgcATGGGCCACCTTATTGATCGCCAGCACTTCTGCGTTGTGCTGCCGACggttcagctgctgctgcttggcaTCTTTGTGCTGGTGTCACCCCAGGTGATGGCAACGTGGACGGCCCCGATGGCGTCAAGGActggccgcggcggcggtgccatcctcgccgacggtggagcaggacATGAGGCTCGCTACGGGGCCACGCTTTATCCTGTCGAGGCGGTATGGAAGACTTGCCTGCTGCACGCGTGGATTGGCATGAGGTTTTCACTGCCGCTCCTCTGGAGCTTGCTGGTGGGCCTCGTGCAcatggcggtgctgctggcgcagtgCCAACACGCCGGCCCTGGCACGCTGCTCACGCTGGTGGTGTGGAtgagcgtgccgctgctctgcttcGCTTTTGCGATGTGCATCACCAAGCCCCGACCGGCAATCGTGgaggaacagcagcagcaccgactgCTGCGAGGCCTCGCCTCTGGTGGGGGAGCTGCTGGCTACTCAGCCAGCTACGGCGCTGGTGTgggtgtgccgctgccgccttttGTGAACACCACCATCGGCCGGGGCCGTGACGCGCTCGAGGCCACGTGCACTTCCGTGTCGTACTCCAGTCCTCCGACGGTGAcaccagctgctcctgccCCAGCCACGCAGTACAGTGCCCACCCATCTCGCCGGGCGGTCCTCCCTCCGCCACCGGTCGCGGCGTACTCGCCTGCTTCATACGCACAGATGCTCTCCGCTGAAGGCATCGTCGGCAGTTACCTTGCCAGGCTGAAGGTGGGCGAGTTCGGGAGTCTTgtacgcggcggcggcggcggagtgGGCATGGCAGCTGCCCGGTACCCCCACGCCAACTACGGTGGCCTTGGCACGGCAGTGTTCAGCCGTTACGAGTCCGGACAGCGACTCattgcgccgcagcggccctTGCGCCCACGCTACAATGCCGCCGCACgatcgccggcgccgtgtgtgcagcagggcgcgctgctgtcggcgccAGAATTTCTCGACAGTGCGggtgtgccgccgcgcgacgACCTCATCGGCCTCGCGACCCCACGTGGCACGACCCTGCCTCCGCAGCACGGGCAAGCACGCAACCCGTCTGCACCCTTGTACTCTCCCAGTTCTCCTCGGGCAGTGCGCGAGGCGCGCTACGAGCCTGCCCATCGCCCCATCAGCACCACGGTTGAGGTGACGTATCCCacgacatcagcagcagcgatgctcCCATCGTCTGGAGACGGCACCCATCCATCTCTGTCACCCCCGCAGGCGTCGCGCCAGCTCGCTCCGCCCTCGCGCTTGTCTatcgtcagcagcagcacccctTCGACAATGTTTGCAAGCAATCTGGAGCCGGCGCCTcaaccgcggcggcagctgcgcaagcacgtgcagcaggcggcggctgGAGAGGTCGAGGAGGCCGGTGCGTTTCGTGACGACGCGgtcgacagcgacggcgccgcggcggcgataGTGCCAGCAGACTCGTCGCATCAGGAAACTCTGCAGCATCGGCGAACAGgatcggcggccgccgagggGCAGAGAACGTGGAGCGGGGTCgcccccaccgccgcagccgctaAGAGcatgtctgcagctgcgctcgcgGCGGATGAAGAGGGCTTCGCGAACGGCGTTGATGTTTCTAATTTTCCTGTCAACGGCCGCGGTGACGACGGAGAGGAGTGGGACGGCGAGCCACCCGTACCGGCTGGGGCCTCGCTGGAggacgcgtgcgcgccgtACCTTATCCTCGACGCTGCCCTAGTCATTGTGGACGTTGGCCCGTCCCTCTGTCAGCTTctcggcaccaccgtcgaCGCTATCTTGTTCCGCCGGCTGCCGGACGTGCTCGCGTGGCTCGATGTTGTGGAGCGGGAGAAGGCGGTGATGCTGGTGAGCGCTGTCGCGCGGCCcctgcgcaccgcagccgccgcagggCGAGGCGAGAagtgcggcgcaggtgcccACCCTACCAGGGacgagaaggcgaagaagaagagcatGAAAGGGCGTCACAGCGGCGCCCAGGACGGCATGCAAGAGAATCATCACGACACGAACGAGAACCGCAACGCGCCATCGGGggcggcgaagcagctcCCAAAACCgtcggagaaggaggtgcgcgACAACGTCGTCGAGGGGGCGCCTGTGCGGCGGATCACGCTGCGGGGACACTGCCCTTACTACGTAAAGGCTAGCGGCAGCAcgagggagagcagcgccGGTCGATGCAGCCGACGGCCGCCGTTCGCTCTTTGCTTCGACGTCTGGGCGGAGCGTCtcgccgcaccagcacccTGCGCTGCCGGCTCTTGGCGGAAGCACAGGTCCTCGGCGGTGGGTGGCGGCCAGCCGGTGCCGACACCCTTCGTGATCATCCTTCGGCGTCCTTTATTGCATGGCTTGTgcgatgcgctgccgctgcctgttGCACTGGTGCACCCCCGAACGGGAGAGGTGCTGTGCTGGAATCGCTACGCCGCGCGGCTGACGGGGTGCACCGCTTATGACATGCTGGGGACGCCTGCGTACAGCAGTTTCGTGTACGAGGGATTGCCCGGTGctgccacgacggcggcaagCCAGGGAGGCTTCTCAAGCACTGGCCGCCAtctcctgccgccgccgccatcgccgagTGAGGAGTTCGCGTCCTCCGCGCATCGGCGACAGCGATCACCCAACACGGCTGCGCTgtccgcggcggcagcggtcgGCACCGTGCCCGATGGCGAGGTCGCCTCGAATGGCTTTGCGCCTCCGCCTGTCAAGTCAACGTCGCCCACTaccgcggtgctgctgctctcctcaCAACAGACAGCGTCGACagccttctctcccctccacaacgctcggctgcagcggcagcacggcggcgccggtagCCCAACCTTCGTAGACCAggcatcaccgccgccgcacgcggcTGGCCTCTATGGTACTTTCACCGTTGCGgcctcgcagcagcatcgcgaCACTCCGCTTCCTGGCTTCTTTTACGTGCCCTGCAcacgtgctgcggctgcgttggCGGACGTGCCGCTCTCCGCTGCTGGCCACAGCGGGGAGCTTGCAACGACGAGCgctagtggtggtggcggcgctcgacCAAGCAGCGCCTCGAGCACTAGCGGCGGGCCGCACCAGATCTCGTCTTTGCAGCTGCCTTGGTCGCTGGCCGGCCGTGTCggtactgcagcagcagcttccgGGCACGCAGATCGACTGTCCTCGCAGCTGAGCACCGCCTCACAGTCTCCTCTTTCCTTCGGAGtcgatggcggtggtggcggcaacaagaacagcaccagcggcgtAGCAGTGGGTGTGCGCTGTCCtcgcccaccaccgccaccgcccctcGCGGCAGGACTTGAGCGTGGGACCGACCCCTACGCCGAGGCCGGAGTCGCCACCGCCTTTGAGACAGACGGGGACAAGGAGGCGCAgggagacggcgacgaggatgtGATGGCGGCACCGTACTGCTCTTCACCTGTCATGGTGCATGGACTGCTGTTTCGCGCCACCTTGCGACCACTGCGCGGCGTTTTGTGCAGCGAGGAGGGTGGCGTAGTCGAGAACCAGCTCGGCGGGCCGCTGCGGACGAGCGCTAGCGCCGTGGAAGGCAAGCACAccggcggctgtggcgcggaAGGAAACCCCTTCTTCAATCAGCCGccgcgtgcggcggtggaagGAGAGGACGCAGAGGAAGGGCAAGCGCTCGCTCGGAAGAACACGCAGGCCTATGACGACGACAAGAGCGGCGACGACAACAGCGGTGAAGCATTGCTGTcagagcggcagccgcatcaCCGAGACCACCGTCTACACCGCACTGCCGCAGGTGCACGCATGCGGAGCAGCGAGTGTCAGAaagacagcggcgccgaagaCCAGTCGGTCatggacgacgacgatgatgaCGATACTCCCTTCGACGAGGACGACCTCCCGAAGGCGATGGCCGGGACGATGAGCGGCGGACCGACGCTCGCGGCGACGCTAGAGCAGCTCTTCGCGACCAAGGCGATGGCGTGCAACTTCGGGTTGGACAAGGAGTCCGCAGCAGGTCCACGTTGCAGTGCGGCATCGACCGTGACAACGACGGCGACCGCGGCCTCTGGAGCGCTGCTAAGCTCCGAGCTGCTGCCTCAGTACAGCCTCCGTGAGGCACTGAAGCAGCTTGCCGCAAGTGAGTCACCTCTCTTGCTCACATTTTCCGAGCCCCCCGTCTATGCCACCGCGTGTGCAAGTGCCGAGGCGTTGCTGCAGGAGCGACGGTtaagccaccgccgcgtaaGCAGCGCTTCCCTGGACGAGCACGGCCACTCGGGCGTGCTCACGCACGCGAATGACAacggcgttgctgcggcggccagcggcggtggctgcacCAGCGGGGTGCCGGAGAGTTACCTCGGCACCCCGCTGGTGCCTTTtcttcgccggcagcgcccgcagGTGCCGGCGTTGTGGGGTGACGGTTCAGCCAGCCTCAAGTTCGTGGCGGCCgtgaaggaggcggtggatTCGTACCGGGAAAGCATCGAGGAAGATTCGAGCGGCTACACGGACCTCCTCGGCCTTCTCTCACTCAGCGGTGGCAACGACGGTTGCTGCCCCAGCAGCGGCTATGCGGCGCGTAACTCGGCGTCCTCTCTGACGCCCACATCCTTCGGCGGTGCTCCGGATGCCGCCGTGACGActgccatcaccgccgacgcggtgcggcagctgcgcctcctcaaGTCCCTCTCTGATCACCTGCTGCAGGCGACGGCCGCGTACAACCGCACGCGTCAGTCGATGAGTTTCGCCACGTACGggctcagcggcggcgatggcggcggcggcggtgttgccgcgcgcgtgtccccctcctcctccgcctcctcccccccatCACTCTTACTGGGGCTCTTTGCAGCCCCTTCCGTGCCggacgccgacgctgcacACGAACGCCACCTTCACGCGCGTCGCCCCCGCTCCGCCAAAACGCCGTCGCCGTACAAGGACCGCCCTGCCGGCGGGCCGCTGGGAGTCTCTGTGCACCAGTCCCCGTtccagccaccgccgccgcctccacagcTCGCTTTCACCGCCGAGGAACCGGGGGGCGCGCATCGGCGCCTACAAGGCGACGGCTCACACTGGCGTCAGCCGGGTGAGCCAGCAGCGAGTGCGAGCACGGGCGGCAGTGGGGCACATACGGGCATCTACCGTGACCCCAACAGCACGCCGTTCTCCGTTGCATCGGAGGATGTCACCGGTGTGGCCCccagcgccgtcggcgatAGCAGAAACTGGGCGCTGAAGgaaccaccgccgccgccacatcgcggcgccacacgccccaggggcagcggtgggagGAGAGACATACAGGATGGCGGCGTGTCTCCCGTCAAATCGCGGCCACGCCATGCAGCGAAGTCGTCTACGGCAAGCGCGCCGCTGAAGGCGAGCAGGGGCAGGCATACTGGTGCCCGTCacggccgccgaggcggcgccggcgcctctACCCCAGCCCCCAGCCCGCCACTCGTGCCATtggacgcggcggtggacgtaacgaaggagctgcgcagcttTGGTTACATGGCGGAgatcagcggcagcacgccgccTTCTGCCTCGCCTTGCGGTGGCGGAGGGTCGGgtcgcaccgctgccgccgcccctgccGCGATGTCTTCCTTGAACGCCAGCACATTAGTGGCGGCGGGGTCGGAACCGGCGATGTCTACCCCTCGCCCGCACGCCACGGGTACCGGCGCCTCTGCCCTCGATGTGGCAACGCCGCAGACGGAGTTGCACCCCTctccgcggcgctgcgacACCGTTGTGACCTccggcgaaggcgaggcgagcggtggcggtggcggagcgggcgaagacgctgccgctgcgggaGGCGTTGCCAGCCGCTTGGCGACTTCGCCGCGTTACAGGGGCAGCCTCTTGCTGAGTCCATCCTTGGCCACAGCGGAGATGGGGGAGCTGGAGGCCAGCTACGGCACCGAGTCgcgccaccagcagccgcagcatcgTAGCAGTCCCAACATCATTTCTGGTGCTggcagtggcagtggcgccaccgcagccatGCGAGatgcgtcgccgcggcgttgCTCCAGCGCCGTGTACAGGCGGGAGAGCTCGCTCGACGTGCTGCCAAGCGCGCCGgttggcagcggcagcttcCGTGGCAACGGCGGACTCGTGCcatcgagcagcagcgtgtcaCTGTCGGCGGGTGCGGGCGCGGGAGGGCAGGGGACAggctcgccgtcgccgcatcCGGCCCGGACTGGCAGCGGTAGCCTCAACGCCAACGCTACTGCCACTgcggctgccaccgccgcggtgcgGTCGACACCGCGGCGGCCCGGCGAGGGCGCCGTCTGGGCAGTTCTTGTTTCACGTGATGAGGCGACGATTCCGTCGTGCTGCATCAGCGTCAATCTCGGGGATGAATTTCGGCtcggccgcagcagcaagtGCACGGCTGTCGTGTCGGACAGTTTTGTGAGCAGCACGCAGTTCTCCATTGTGCGAACCGTGTCAGCGTCGACAACGGCGCAGGACTTGTGTcccggcagcggccgcagcgagcGAGGCTCGCGTCGAAGCAAGGCTTTCACGGTTACTCTGTACGACCGCAGCGCCAACGGCACGTACGTCAACGTGAAGAAGCTTGGCAAGGACAAGAGCTGTGTACTGCGCGATAAGGCTCTCATCACGTTCCGCCTCAGCACCTCGCAGTTCTTCTTGGGCTTCGTCTTTATGCTGACTGACGAGCGTGGCGTGCCGCTGGACGACCGCACTGGCATGGGGGGTGGCAGCGGGCTGCGCAGTTTGCTCGACGCACGGCTCTCACCGCAACCGCAGACAGGGCGGCGAACCAACGCCTCGTcggccggcggtggcggcaagGAGAGCAGCAGTAGCCAGAACACGGTCATGGCCTCGCCCACCGCCCTCTCCACTAGCGCCGCCCGCCGCAACACCCCACGCGCGGTCTCCACCCCGGACAACTCGAGCTTCGCGAGCGGCACCCCGAACGGCTcgcggcgcgccggcggtggggccccgcgcagcagccgccacgcTCATCGCGAGACCATCGAGTGGAAGATTGGCGAGGAAATGCTCGGCAAGGGCGGCAACGCAGAGGTGTACCTTGGCATCAACCTGACCAACGGCCAGCTGATTGCGGTGAAGcgggtgcggctgccgacGTTTGcccacggcagcgacgccgagcAGGAcccggaggcgaaggcgatcCTGCAGCAGTACCGCTCTCTCCAGGAGGAGATCAGCGTCTTGTCCAAGGCGACGCACCCGAACATTGTGCAGTACTACGGCTCCTCGCAAAACAGTGCGTACTTCAACATTCTGCTGGAGTTCGTGCCAGGCGGATCGCTGCGGCACCTGCTCGACAACTTCGGCGCCCTGAGCCCTGGGGTCATCCTCTCCTACGTGCATCAGGCTCTCGAGGGGCTGGCGTATCTGCACCGGCACAACATCGTCCACAGCGACTTCAAGGCAGCGAACATCCTCATCACAGAGAAGGGCAAGGTGAAGCTGACTGACTTCGGCACCGCGCGGCTGCTGAACCGACCGcatgccaccgccgcccgcggaggcggtggggagGCGCAAAGTGTGACCTCGCGCACTACCCCTGGGCAGCGCAAGGACGACGTTGTTTCTGCTGGCGCCGGAGGCACGTTGCACATCGCCGGCACCCTGCGCTGGATGGATCCGGCCCTCTTCCACAACCCCCACtcgagcggcgccgccgacgtcacggctgccgtcgcggcgaAGGACTCGTCCAACAAGCTCGGCGGCCCGACGAAGGCAGGCGATATTTGGTCCGTCGGCTGCACGATGATTGAAATGATGTCAGGGGAGGCGCCATGGTTCGAGTACGACTTTGAGAGCGAGGAGCAGATCGTGAACCTGCTCACCTACACAGCGGAGCCGCCGGAGATACCCGAGTGCCCGGAGTGTCCTGACTTGGTGACTATCGCGCAGACGTGTCTCAAGATGGACCCAGCGCAGCGCCCCACATGCGAGGAGCTCCTCCGCATTGTcgaggaggcgacggcacGACTGCAGGCGCAATCGACGAGTCCGTCAGTGAGCCCGTCGCGCGaggtgtcgcagctgcagcctGCAGCCCGGGGCTCTGTGTCAGGCACCGGTACGGGTGTGCGGTCCAACAGCACTCTGTTGTGTCCTCAAACGGAACCTGGCACGAGCCATGCATTCGCGTCACTCGCGGCCAacccggcggcggccgcctccggcCCAGGGACGGACGACCGCCGCCGGGCAGAGCGTGTCGGTCGCCCGAGCGACTCCACGCCGCTTTCATTGGCCgttggcggcgacggaggcaGCCCCGCTCCGCTGTCTGcccgcgacgccgcctcctccacggcgcTCTAG